In Ovis aries strain OAR_USU_Benz2616 breed Rambouillet chromosome 14, ARS-UI_Ramb_v3.0, whole genome shotgun sequence, a single genomic region encodes these proteins:
- the ZNF865 gene encoding zinc finger protein 865 isoform X1 yields MEMCGNRGKKREGESLEERRDEGPRGRGQEAAGRVGEVSLPAEPGGRPLGAGEGQRDRQARTDSGGPGWCLWLFQCPQLGDPTRSCLLSPALLSAGSPVSPPPRMEANPVGSGAGGGGSGGLGGEDGVHFQSYPFDFLEFLNHQRFEPMELYGEHAKAVAALPCAPGPPPQPPPQPPPPQYDYPPQASFKPKAEAPSSSSSSSSSSSSSSSSSSQAKKPDPPLPPAFGAPPPPIFDAAFPAPQWGIVDLSGHQHLFGNLKRGGPASGPGAAPGLAAPPGTPGPLPAASQAPPGPAAGAAACDAAKDDKGYFRRLKYLMERRFPCGVCQKSFKQSSHLVQHMLVHSGERPYECGVCGRTYNHVSSLIRHRRCHKDVPPAAGAPAPPPLPPLGLPAPAAPSSAPPGPPAAPTDGSAAPAGTGVGVAPPAGTAAAAATAGGSDGPFACTLCWKVFKKPSHLHQHQIIHTGEKPFSCSVCSKSFNRRESLKRHVKTHSADLLRLPCGVCGKAFRDAAYLLKHQAAHAGAPGPRPAYPCELCGKSYSAPQSLLRHKAAHGPPAAPDAPKDAAAPGAPPAPAFPPGPYLLPPDPPASDGEKAAAAAAAAVVYGAVPVPLLGAHPLLLGGAGPGGAGGSGAVAPGKTFCCGICGRGFGRRETLKRHERIHTGEKPHQCPVCGKRFRESFHLSKHHVVHTRERPYKCELCGKVFGYPQSLTRHRQVHRLQLPCALAGAAGLPAAQGAAGAAGPSGSAASGAAADGLSYACSDCGEHFPDLFHVMSHKEAHMAEKPYGCDACGKTFGFIENLMWHKLVHQAAPERLLPPTPGGAQPPEGSGGTDAATVLDNGLAGEVGAAVAALAGVSGGEDASGSAAAGGGGGASAGPERFSCATCGQSFKHFLGLVTHKYVHLVRRTLGCGLCGQSFAGAYDLLLHRRSHRQKRGFRCPVCGKRFWEAALLMRHQRCHTEQRPYRCGVCGRGFLRSWYLRQHRVVHTGERAFKCGVCAKRFAQSSSLAEHRRLHAVARPLRCGACGKTFRYRSNLLEHQRLHLGERAYRCEHCGKGFFYLSSVLRHQRAHEPPRPELRCPACLKAFKDPGYFRKHLAAHQGGRPFRCSSCGEGFANTYGLKKHRLAHKAEGLAGPGAGPGPLPGKDA; encoded by the coding sequence ATGGAGATGTGTGGGAACCGCgggaagaagagagagggggaatctctggaggagaggagagacgAGGGCCCCAGAGGACGCGGGCAGGAGGCAGCAGGCCGAGTGGGAGAGGTCAGCCTGCCAGCGGAGCCCGGGGGAAGACCGCTTGGTGCCGGGGAAGGACAGAGGGACCGACAGGCGAGGACGGATAGTGGGGGTCCCGGCTGGTGCCTGTGGCTCTTCCAGTGCCCGCAGCTGGGGGACCCCACGCGGTCCTGCCTCCTGAGCCCCGCTCTCCTCTCTGCAGGGTCCCCCGTCTCCCCGCCGCCCAGGATGGAGGCCAACCCAGTGGGCAGCGGTGCCGGGGGCGGCGGGAGCGGCGGCCTGGGGGGCGAGGACGGGGTCCACTTCCAAAGCTACCCCTTCGACTTCCTGGAGTTCCTCAACCACCAGCGCTTCGAGCCCATGGAGCTGTATGGGGAGCACGCCAAGGCAGTAGCCGCGCTGCCCTGCGCGCCGGGGCCcccgccgcagccgccgccgcagCCACCGCCGCCGCAGTATGACTACCCGCCCCAGGCCAGCTTCAAGCCCAAGGCCGAGGCCCCCTCCTCGTCGTCCTCCtcgtcctcgtcctcctcctcgtcctcgtcGTCGTCCTCCCAGGCCAAGAAGCCCGACCCTCCGCTGCCGCCCGCCTTCGGGGCGCCGCCGCCCCCGATCTTCGACGCGGCCTTCCCTGCCCCGCAGTGGGGCATCGTGGACCTCTCGGGCCACCAGCACCTGTTTGGGAACCTGAAGCGTGGGGGGCCGGCCTCCGGGCCGGGGGCCGCGCCAGGGCTGGCCGCGCCCCCAGGGACCCCCGGGCCACTCCCCGCTGCCTCGCAGGCGCCGCCGGGTCCAGCGGCGGGAGCAGCAGCCTGCGACGCAGCCAAGGACGACAAAGGCTACTTCCGGCGGCTCAAGTACCTGATGGAGCGGCGCTTCCCGTGCGGCGTGTGCCAGAAGTCCTTCAAGCAGTCCTCGCACCTGGTGCAGCACATGCTGGTGCACTCGGGCGAGCGGCCCTACGAGTGCGGCGTCTGCGGCCGCACCTACAACCACGTGTCCAGCCTCATCCGCCACCGCCGCTGCCACAAGGACGTGCCGCCGGCCGCAGGCGCCCCGGCGCCGCCTCCGCTCCCGCCGCTGGGCCTGCCCGCGCCCGCCGCACCCTCCTCGGCACCCCCGGGGCCCCCGGCCGCGCCCACCGACGGCAGCGCGGCCCCCGCGGGCACAGGCGTGGGGGTGGCCCCTCCGGCGgggacggcggcggcggcggcgacggcggGGGGCAGTGATGGGCCGTTCGCCTGCACGCTGTGCTGGAAGGTGTTCAAGAAGCCCAGCCACCTGCACCAGCACCAGATCATccacacgggcgagaagccctTCTCGTGCTCCGTGTGCAGCAAGAGCTTCAACCGCCGCGAGAGCCTCAAACGCCACGTGAAGACGCACTCTGCCGACCTGCTGCGCCTGCCGTGCGGCGTGTGCGGCAAGGCCTTCCGCGACGCCGCCTACTTGCTCAAGCACCAGGCGGCGCACGCGGGCGCGCCCGGGCCGCGGCCCGCCTACCCCTGCGAGCTGTGCGGCAAGTCCTACTCGGCGCCGCAGAGCCTGCTGCGCCACAAGGCGGCGCACGGCCCGCCCGCCGCCCCCGACGCGCCCAAGGACGCGGCGGCCCCCGGCGCGCCGCCTGCGCCCGCTTTCCCGCCGGGGCCCTACCTGCTGCCTCCGGACCCGCCCGCCTCCGACGGCGAgaaggcggcggcggccgcggccgcGGCGGTGGTGTACGGCGCCGTGCCCGTCCCGCTGCTGGGCGCCCACCCGCTGCTGCTCGGCGGGGCCGGCCCCGGCGGGGCCGGGGGCTCTGGCGCCGTTGCGCCCGGCAAGACGTTCTGCTGCGGCATTTGCGGGCGCGGCTTCGGGCGCCGCGAGACCCTGAAGCGGCACGAGAGGATCCACACGGGCGAGAAGCCACACCAGTGCCCGGTGTGCGGGAAGCGCTTCCGCGAGTCCTTCCACCTGAGCAAGCACCACGTGGTGCACACCCGCGAGCGGCCCTACAAGTGCGAGCTCTGCGGCAAGGTCTTTGGCTACCCGCAGAGCCTCACGCGCCACCGCCAGGTGCACCGGCTCCAGCTGCCCTGCGCCCTGGCCGGGGCCGCCGGCCTCCCCGCCGCCCAGGGTGCGGCTGGGGCGGCCGGCCCGAGCGGCTCAGCCGCGTCTGGGGCCGCCGCAGACGGGCTCAGCTATGCCTGCTCGGACTGCGGCGAGCACTTCCCGGATCTCTTCCACGTCATGAGCCACAAGGAGGCGCACATGGCCGAGAAGCCCTACGGCTGCGACGCCTGCGGCAAGACCTTTGGCTTCATCGAGAACCTCATGTGGCACAAGCTGGTGCACCAGGCGGCCCCTGAGCGCCTGCTGCCGCCCACGCCCGGCGGCGCCCAGCCCCCGGAGGGCTCCGGCGGCACCGACGCGGCCACCGTGCTGGACAACGGGctggctggggaggtgggggcggcCGTGGCGGCGCTGGCCGGGGTGTCCGGGGGCGAGGACGCGAGCGGGTCCGCGGcggccgggggcggcgggggcgccaGCGCGGGCCCCGAGCGCTTCAGCTGTGCCACCTGCGGCCAGAGCTTCAAGCACTTCTTGGGCCTGGTGACCCACAAGTATGTGCACCTGGTGCGCCGGACCCTGGGCTGCGGCCTGTGCGGCCAGAGCTTCGCGGGCGCCTACGACCTGCTGCTGCACCGGCGCAGCCACCGGCAGAAGCGCGGCTTCCGCTGCCCGGTGTGCGGCAAGCGCTTCTGGGAGGCGGCCCTGCTCATGCGCCACCAGCGCTGCCACACGGAGCAGCGGCCCTACCGCTGCGGCGTGTGCGGCCGCGGCTTCCTGCGCTCCTGGTACCTGCGGCAGCACCGCGTGGTGCACACGGGCGAGCGCGCCTTCAAGTGCGGCGTGTGCGCCAAGCGCTTCGCGCAGTCGTCCAGCCTGGCGGAGCACCGGCGGCTGCACGCCGTGGCACGGCCCCTGCGCTGCGGCGCCTGCGGCAAGACCTTCCGCTACCGCTCCAACCTGCTGGAGCACCAGCGGCTTCACCTTGGCGAGCGCGCCTATCGCTGCGAGCACTGCGGCAAGGGCTTCTTCTACCTGAGCTCCGTGCTGCGCCATCAGCGCGCGCACGAGCCGCCGCGGCCCGAGCTCCGCTGTCCCGCCTGCCTCAAGGCCTTCAAGGATCCCGGCTACTTCCGGAAGCACCTGGCGGCCCACCAGGGCGGCCGGCCTTTCCGCTGCTCCTCCTGCGGCGAGGGGTTCGCCAACACATACGGCCTCAAGAAACACCGCCTGGCGCACAAAGCTGAGGGCCTGGCGGGGCCGGGAGCGGGGCCCGGCCCGTTGCCCGGGAAGGACGCCTGA
- the ZNF865 gene encoding zinc finger protein 865 isoform X3, whose protein sequence is MEANPVGSGAGGGGSGGLGGEDGVHFQSYPFDFLEFLNHQRFEPMELYGEHAKAVAALPCAPGPPPQPPPQPPPPQYDYPPQASFKPKAEAPSSSSSSSSSSSSSSSSSSQAKKPDPPLPPAFGAPPPPIFDAAFPAPQWGIVDLSGHQHLFGNLKRGGPASGPGAAPGLAAPPGTPGPLPAASQAPPGPAAGAAACDAAKDDKGYFRRLKYLMERRFPCGVCQKSFKQSSHLVQHMLVHSGERPYECGVCGRTYNHVSSLIRHRRCHKDVPPAAGAPAPPPLPPLGLPAPAAPSSAPPGPPAAPTDGSAAPAGTGVGVAPPAGTAAAAATAGGSDGPFACTLCWKVFKKPSHLHQHQIIHTGEKPFSCSVCSKSFNRRESLKRHVKTHSADLLRLPCGVCGKAFRDAAYLLKHQAAHAGAPGPRPAYPCELCGKSYSAPQSLLRHKAAHGPPAAPDAPKDAAAPGAPPAPAFPPGPYLLPPDPPASDGEKAAAAAAAAVVYGAVPVPLLGAHPLLLGGAGPGGAGGSGAVAPGKTFCCGICGRGFGRRETLKRHERIHTGEKPHQCPVCGKRFRESFHLSKHHVVHTRERPYKCELCGKVFGYPQSLTRHRQVHRLQLPCALAGAAGLPAAQGAAGAAGPSGSAASGAAADGLSYACSDCGEHFPDLFHVMSHKEAHMAEKPYGCDACGKTFGFIENLMWHKLVHQAAPERLLPPTPGGAQPPEGSGGTDAATVLDNGLAGEVGAAVAALAGVSGGEDASGSAAAGGGGGASAGPERFSCATCGQSFKHFLGLVTHKYVHLVRRTLGCGLCGQSFAGAYDLLLHRRSHRQKRGFRCPVCGKRFWEAALLMRHQRCHTEQRPYRCGVCGRGFLRSWYLRQHRVVHTGERAFKCGVCAKRFAQSSSLAEHRRLHAVARPLRCGACGKTFRYRSNLLEHQRLHLGERAYRCEHCGKGFFYLSSVLRHQRAHEPPRPELRCPACLKAFKDPGYFRKHLAAHQGGRPFRCSSCGEGFANTYGLKKHRLAHKAEGLAGPGAGPGPLPGKDA, encoded by the coding sequence ATGGAGGCCAACCCAGTGGGCAGCGGTGCCGGGGGCGGCGGGAGCGGCGGCCTGGGGGGCGAGGACGGGGTCCACTTCCAAAGCTACCCCTTCGACTTCCTGGAGTTCCTCAACCACCAGCGCTTCGAGCCCATGGAGCTGTATGGGGAGCACGCCAAGGCAGTAGCCGCGCTGCCCTGCGCGCCGGGGCCcccgccgcagccgccgccgcagCCACCGCCGCCGCAGTATGACTACCCGCCCCAGGCCAGCTTCAAGCCCAAGGCCGAGGCCCCCTCCTCGTCGTCCTCCtcgtcctcgtcctcctcctcgtcctcgtcGTCGTCCTCCCAGGCCAAGAAGCCCGACCCTCCGCTGCCGCCCGCCTTCGGGGCGCCGCCGCCCCCGATCTTCGACGCGGCCTTCCCTGCCCCGCAGTGGGGCATCGTGGACCTCTCGGGCCACCAGCACCTGTTTGGGAACCTGAAGCGTGGGGGGCCGGCCTCCGGGCCGGGGGCCGCGCCAGGGCTGGCCGCGCCCCCAGGGACCCCCGGGCCACTCCCCGCTGCCTCGCAGGCGCCGCCGGGTCCAGCGGCGGGAGCAGCAGCCTGCGACGCAGCCAAGGACGACAAAGGCTACTTCCGGCGGCTCAAGTACCTGATGGAGCGGCGCTTCCCGTGCGGCGTGTGCCAGAAGTCCTTCAAGCAGTCCTCGCACCTGGTGCAGCACATGCTGGTGCACTCGGGCGAGCGGCCCTACGAGTGCGGCGTCTGCGGCCGCACCTACAACCACGTGTCCAGCCTCATCCGCCACCGCCGCTGCCACAAGGACGTGCCGCCGGCCGCAGGCGCCCCGGCGCCGCCTCCGCTCCCGCCGCTGGGCCTGCCCGCGCCCGCCGCACCCTCCTCGGCACCCCCGGGGCCCCCGGCCGCGCCCACCGACGGCAGCGCGGCCCCCGCGGGCACAGGCGTGGGGGTGGCCCCTCCGGCGgggacggcggcggcggcggcgacggcggGGGGCAGTGATGGGCCGTTCGCCTGCACGCTGTGCTGGAAGGTGTTCAAGAAGCCCAGCCACCTGCACCAGCACCAGATCATccacacgggcgagaagccctTCTCGTGCTCCGTGTGCAGCAAGAGCTTCAACCGCCGCGAGAGCCTCAAACGCCACGTGAAGACGCACTCTGCCGACCTGCTGCGCCTGCCGTGCGGCGTGTGCGGCAAGGCCTTCCGCGACGCCGCCTACTTGCTCAAGCACCAGGCGGCGCACGCGGGCGCGCCCGGGCCGCGGCCCGCCTACCCCTGCGAGCTGTGCGGCAAGTCCTACTCGGCGCCGCAGAGCCTGCTGCGCCACAAGGCGGCGCACGGCCCGCCCGCCGCCCCCGACGCGCCCAAGGACGCGGCGGCCCCCGGCGCGCCGCCTGCGCCCGCTTTCCCGCCGGGGCCCTACCTGCTGCCTCCGGACCCGCCCGCCTCCGACGGCGAgaaggcggcggcggccgcggccgcGGCGGTGGTGTACGGCGCCGTGCCCGTCCCGCTGCTGGGCGCCCACCCGCTGCTGCTCGGCGGGGCCGGCCCCGGCGGGGCCGGGGGCTCTGGCGCCGTTGCGCCCGGCAAGACGTTCTGCTGCGGCATTTGCGGGCGCGGCTTCGGGCGCCGCGAGACCCTGAAGCGGCACGAGAGGATCCACACGGGCGAGAAGCCACACCAGTGCCCGGTGTGCGGGAAGCGCTTCCGCGAGTCCTTCCACCTGAGCAAGCACCACGTGGTGCACACCCGCGAGCGGCCCTACAAGTGCGAGCTCTGCGGCAAGGTCTTTGGCTACCCGCAGAGCCTCACGCGCCACCGCCAGGTGCACCGGCTCCAGCTGCCCTGCGCCCTGGCCGGGGCCGCCGGCCTCCCCGCCGCCCAGGGTGCGGCTGGGGCGGCCGGCCCGAGCGGCTCAGCCGCGTCTGGGGCCGCCGCAGACGGGCTCAGCTATGCCTGCTCGGACTGCGGCGAGCACTTCCCGGATCTCTTCCACGTCATGAGCCACAAGGAGGCGCACATGGCCGAGAAGCCCTACGGCTGCGACGCCTGCGGCAAGACCTTTGGCTTCATCGAGAACCTCATGTGGCACAAGCTGGTGCACCAGGCGGCCCCTGAGCGCCTGCTGCCGCCCACGCCCGGCGGCGCCCAGCCCCCGGAGGGCTCCGGCGGCACCGACGCGGCCACCGTGCTGGACAACGGGctggctggggaggtgggggcggcCGTGGCGGCGCTGGCCGGGGTGTCCGGGGGCGAGGACGCGAGCGGGTCCGCGGcggccgggggcggcgggggcgccaGCGCGGGCCCCGAGCGCTTCAGCTGTGCCACCTGCGGCCAGAGCTTCAAGCACTTCTTGGGCCTGGTGACCCACAAGTATGTGCACCTGGTGCGCCGGACCCTGGGCTGCGGCCTGTGCGGCCAGAGCTTCGCGGGCGCCTACGACCTGCTGCTGCACCGGCGCAGCCACCGGCAGAAGCGCGGCTTCCGCTGCCCGGTGTGCGGCAAGCGCTTCTGGGAGGCGGCCCTGCTCATGCGCCACCAGCGCTGCCACACGGAGCAGCGGCCCTACCGCTGCGGCGTGTGCGGCCGCGGCTTCCTGCGCTCCTGGTACCTGCGGCAGCACCGCGTGGTGCACACGGGCGAGCGCGCCTTCAAGTGCGGCGTGTGCGCCAAGCGCTTCGCGCAGTCGTCCAGCCTGGCGGAGCACCGGCGGCTGCACGCCGTGGCACGGCCCCTGCGCTGCGGCGCCTGCGGCAAGACCTTCCGCTACCGCTCCAACCTGCTGGAGCACCAGCGGCTTCACCTTGGCGAGCGCGCCTATCGCTGCGAGCACTGCGGCAAGGGCTTCTTCTACCTGAGCTCCGTGCTGCGCCATCAGCGCGCGCACGAGCCGCCGCGGCCCGAGCTCCGCTGTCCCGCCTGCCTCAAGGCCTTCAAGGATCCCGGCTACTTCCGGAAGCACCTGGCGGCCCACCAGGGCGGCCGGCCTTTCCGCTGCTCCTCCTGCGGCGAGGGGTTCGCCAACACATACGGCCTCAAGAAACACCGCCTGGCGCACAAAGCTGAGGGCCTGGCGGGGCCGGGAGCGGGGCCCGGCCCGTTGCCCGGGAAGGACGCCTGA
- the ZNF784 gene encoding LOW QUALITY PROTEIN: zinc finger protein 784 (The sequence of the model RefSeq protein was modified relative to this genomic sequence to represent the inferred CDS: inserted 1 base in 1 codon), with amino-acid sequence MAAARPEPPSPSSAALEPRSSEPPDVVLVPDDGRPATPPNGLIEIQVVKVTDTTLVPEPPEPGSLHCALCPAAFRLVSELLFHEHGHLAGAEGGGQGGDPSRCHVCGHSCPGPASLRAHYSLHTGERPYRCALCPRAFKALAPLLRHQHRHGVEPGAPRRPPEAAAATREQRRGAPLERSEVVLAAAAAGAAVGKPFACRFCAKPFRRSSDMLDHERVHTGERPYHCGVCGKGFTQSSVLSVHARIHTGERPFRCSLCDRTFNNSSNFRKHQRTHVHXPGPGDSRGPLAPGAERPGSGCGAGNPPEEGCGETARVKAEVDQ; translated from the exons gtCCTGGTGCCTGATGATGGCCGCCCGGCCACCCCCCCGAATGGCCTCATCGAGATCCAGGTGGTGAAGGTGACAGACACCACCCTGGTCCCCGAGCCCCCGGAGCCAGGTTCTCTGCACTGTGCCTTGTGCCCGGCTGCCTTCCGGCTGGTCTCCGAGCTGCTGTTCCATGAACATGGTCACCTGGCGGGGGCTGAGGGTGGCGGGCAGGGTGGGGACCCCAGCCGGTGTCATGTGTGTGGCCACAGCTGCCCCGGCCCCGCCAGCCTCCGTGCCCACTATAGCCTGCATACAGGCGAGCGGCCCTACCGCTGCGCGCTCTGCCCCCGGGCCTTCAAGGCCCTGGCCCCTCTGCTGCGGCACCAGCACCGACACGGGGTGGAGCCGGGGGCCCCTCGGAGGCCCCCGGAGGCGGCGGCAGCGACTCGAGAGCAGCGGCGCGGGGCACCCCTGGAGAGGTCGGAGGTGGtgctggcggcggcggcggcgggcgcggcgGTGGGGAAGCCCTTCGCCTGCAGGTTCTGCGCCAAGCCGTTCCGCCGCTCCTCAGACATGCTAGACCACGAGCGGGTGCACACGGGCGAGCGGCCCTACCACTGCGGCGTGTGCGGCAAGGGCTTCACCCAGTCCTCGGTGCTCAGCGTCCACGCGCGCATCCACACCGGCGAGCGCCCCTTCCGCTGCAGCCTCTGCGACCGCACTTTCAACAACTCCTCCAACTTCCGCAAGCACCAGCGGACCCACGTCC GGCCGGGGCCGGGGGACTCTAGGGGCCCGCTGGCACCGGGGGCCGAGAGGCCGGGGAGCGGGTGTGGGGCAGGGAACCCTCCTGAAGAGGGGTGTGGGGAGACGGCCAGAGTAAAGGCGGAGGTCGACCAGTAG
- the ZNF865 gene encoding zinc finger protein 865 isoform X2, which produces MDRWFIRREGLQGETAGEQSVGTGSPVSPPPRMEANPVGSGAGGGGSGGLGGEDGVHFQSYPFDFLEFLNHQRFEPMELYGEHAKAVAALPCAPGPPPQPPPQPPPPQYDYPPQASFKPKAEAPSSSSSSSSSSSSSSSSSSQAKKPDPPLPPAFGAPPPPIFDAAFPAPQWGIVDLSGHQHLFGNLKRGGPASGPGAAPGLAAPPGTPGPLPAASQAPPGPAAGAAACDAAKDDKGYFRRLKYLMERRFPCGVCQKSFKQSSHLVQHMLVHSGERPYECGVCGRTYNHVSSLIRHRRCHKDVPPAAGAPAPPPLPPLGLPAPAAPSSAPPGPPAAPTDGSAAPAGTGVGVAPPAGTAAAAATAGGSDGPFACTLCWKVFKKPSHLHQHQIIHTGEKPFSCSVCSKSFNRRESLKRHVKTHSADLLRLPCGVCGKAFRDAAYLLKHQAAHAGAPGPRPAYPCELCGKSYSAPQSLLRHKAAHGPPAAPDAPKDAAAPGAPPAPAFPPGPYLLPPDPPASDGEKAAAAAAAAVVYGAVPVPLLGAHPLLLGGAGPGGAGGSGAVAPGKTFCCGICGRGFGRRETLKRHERIHTGEKPHQCPVCGKRFRESFHLSKHHVVHTRERPYKCELCGKVFGYPQSLTRHRQVHRLQLPCALAGAAGLPAAQGAAGAAGPSGSAASGAAADGLSYACSDCGEHFPDLFHVMSHKEAHMAEKPYGCDACGKTFGFIENLMWHKLVHQAAPERLLPPTPGGAQPPEGSGGTDAATVLDNGLAGEVGAAVAALAGVSGGEDASGSAAAGGGGGASAGPERFSCATCGQSFKHFLGLVTHKYVHLVRRTLGCGLCGQSFAGAYDLLLHRRSHRQKRGFRCPVCGKRFWEAALLMRHQRCHTEQRPYRCGVCGRGFLRSWYLRQHRVVHTGERAFKCGVCAKRFAQSSSLAEHRRLHAVARPLRCGACGKTFRYRSNLLEHQRLHLGERAYRCEHCGKGFFYLSSVLRHQRAHEPPRPELRCPACLKAFKDPGYFRKHLAAHQGGRPFRCSSCGEGFANTYGLKKHRLAHKAEGLAGPGAGPGPLPGKDA; this is translated from the exons ATGGATAGATGGTTTATCCGACGGGAGGGGCTTCAAGGGGAAACTGCAGGAGAGCAAAGTGTTGGGACAG GGTCCCCCGTCTCCCCGCCGCCCAGGATGGAGGCCAACCCAGTGGGCAGCGGTGCCGGGGGCGGCGGGAGCGGCGGCCTGGGGGGCGAGGACGGGGTCCACTTCCAAAGCTACCCCTTCGACTTCCTGGAGTTCCTCAACCACCAGCGCTTCGAGCCCATGGAGCTGTATGGGGAGCACGCCAAGGCAGTAGCCGCGCTGCCCTGCGCGCCGGGGCCcccgccgcagccgccgccgcagCCACCGCCGCCGCAGTATGACTACCCGCCCCAGGCCAGCTTCAAGCCCAAGGCCGAGGCCCCCTCCTCGTCGTCCTCCtcgtcctcgtcctcctcctcgtcctcgtcGTCGTCCTCCCAGGCCAAGAAGCCCGACCCTCCGCTGCCGCCCGCCTTCGGGGCGCCGCCGCCCCCGATCTTCGACGCGGCCTTCCCTGCCCCGCAGTGGGGCATCGTGGACCTCTCGGGCCACCAGCACCTGTTTGGGAACCTGAAGCGTGGGGGGCCGGCCTCCGGGCCGGGGGCCGCGCCAGGGCTGGCCGCGCCCCCAGGGACCCCCGGGCCACTCCCCGCTGCCTCGCAGGCGCCGCCGGGTCCAGCGGCGGGAGCAGCAGCCTGCGACGCAGCCAAGGACGACAAAGGCTACTTCCGGCGGCTCAAGTACCTGATGGAGCGGCGCTTCCCGTGCGGCGTGTGCCAGAAGTCCTTCAAGCAGTCCTCGCACCTGGTGCAGCACATGCTGGTGCACTCGGGCGAGCGGCCCTACGAGTGCGGCGTCTGCGGCCGCACCTACAACCACGTGTCCAGCCTCATCCGCCACCGCCGCTGCCACAAGGACGTGCCGCCGGCCGCAGGCGCCCCGGCGCCGCCTCCGCTCCCGCCGCTGGGCCTGCCCGCGCCCGCCGCACCCTCCTCGGCACCCCCGGGGCCCCCGGCCGCGCCCACCGACGGCAGCGCGGCCCCCGCGGGCACAGGCGTGGGGGTGGCCCCTCCGGCGgggacggcggcggcggcggcgacggcggGGGGCAGTGATGGGCCGTTCGCCTGCACGCTGTGCTGGAAGGTGTTCAAGAAGCCCAGCCACCTGCACCAGCACCAGATCATccacacgggcgagaagccctTCTCGTGCTCCGTGTGCAGCAAGAGCTTCAACCGCCGCGAGAGCCTCAAACGCCACGTGAAGACGCACTCTGCCGACCTGCTGCGCCTGCCGTGCGGCGTGTGCGGCAAGGCCTTCCGCGACGCCGCCTACTTGCTCAAGCACCAGGCGGCGCACGCGGGCGCGCCCGGGCCGCGGCCCGCCTACCCCTGCGAGCTGTGCGGCAAGTCCTACTCGGCGCCGCAGAGCCTGCTGCGCCACAAGGCGGCGCACGGCCCGCCCGCCGCCCCCGACGCGCCCAAGGACGCGGCGGCCCCCGGCGCGCCGCCTGCGCCCGCTTTCCCGCCGGGGCCCTACCTGCTGCCTCCGGACCCGCCCGCCTCCGACGGCGAgaaggcggcggcggccgcggccgcGGCGGTGGTGTACGGCGCCGTGCCCGTCCCGCTGCTGGGCGCCCACCCGCTGCTGCTCGGCGGGGCCGGCCCCGGCGGGGCCGGGGGCTCTGGCGCCGTTGCGCCCGGCAAGACGTTCTGCTGCGGCATTTGCGGGCGCGGCTTCGGGCGCCGCGAGACCCTGAAGCGGCACGAGAGGATCCACACGGGCGAGAAGCCACACCAGTGCCCGGTGTGCGGGAAGCGCTTCCGCGAGTCCTTCCACCTGAGCAAGCACCACGTGGTGCACACCCGCGAGCGGCCCTACAAGTGCGAGCTCTGCGGCAAGGTCTTTGGCTACCCGCAGAGCCTCACGCGCCACCGCCAGGTGCACCGGCTCCAGCTGCCCTGCGCCCTGGCCGGGGCCGCCGGCCTCCCCGCCGCCCAGGGTGCGGCTGGGGCGGCCGGCCCGAGCGGCTCAGCCGCGTCTGGGGCCGCCGCAGACGGGCTCAGCTATGCCTGCTCGGACTGCGGCGAGCACTTCCCGGATCTCTTCCACGTCATGAGCCACAAGGAGGCGCACATGGCCGAGAAGCCCTACGGCTGCGACGCCTGCGGCAAGACCTTTGGCTTCATCGAGAACCTCATGTGGCACAAGCTGGTGCACCAGGCGGCCCCTGAGCGCCTGCTGCCGCCCACGCCCGGCGGCGCCCAGCCCCCGGAGGGCTCCGGCGGCACCGACGCGGCCACCGTGCTGGACAACGGGctggctggggaggtgggggcggcCGTGGCGGCGCTGGCCGGGGTGTCCGGGGGCGAGGACGCGAGCGGGTCCGCGGcggccgggggcggcgggggcgccaGCGCGGGCCCCGAGCGCTTCAGCTGTGCCACCTGCGGCCAGAGCTTCAAGCACTTCTTGGGCCTGGTGACCCACAAGTATGTGCACCTGGTGCGCCGGACCCTGGGCTGCGGCCTGTGCGGCCAGAGCTTCGCGGGCGCCTACGACCTGCTGCTGCACCGGCGCAGCCACCGGCAGAAGCGCGGCTTCCGCTGCCCGGTGTGCGGCAAGCGCTTCTGGGAGGCGGCCCTGCTCATGCGCCACCAGCGCTGCCACACGGAGCAGCGGCCCTACCGCTGCGGCGTGTGCGGCCGCGGCTTCCTGCGCTCCTGGTACCTGCGGCAGCACCGCGTGGTGCACACGGGCGAGCGCGCCTTCAAGTGCGGCGTGTGCGCCAAGCGCTTCGCGCAGTCGTCCAGCCTGGCGGAGCACCGGCGGCTGCACGCCGTGGCACGGCCCCTGCGCTGCGGCGCCTGCGGCAAGACCTTCCGCTACCGCTCCAACCTGCTGGAGCACCAGCGGCTTCACCTTGGCGAGCGCGCCTATCGCTGCGAGCACTGCGGCAAGGGCTTCTTCTACCTGAGCTCCGTGCTGCGCCATCAGCGCGCGCACGAGCCGCCGCGGCCCGAGCTCCGCTGTCCCGCCTGCCTCAAGGCCTTCAAGGATCCCGGCTACTTCCGGAAGCACCTGGCGGCCCACCAGGGCGGCCGGCCTTTCCGCTGCTCCTCCTGCGGCGAGGGGTTCGCCAACACATACGGCCTCAAGAAACACCGCCTGGCGCACAAAGCTGAGGGCCTGGCGGGGCCGGGAGCGGGGCCCGGCCCGTTGCCCGGGAAGGACGCCTGA